AACATTGAAGAACGTTCAAGAAAAATCCCTTTGGTCAGTTACACTGAGctgtaaacaaaaccaaaaatatacatgtacattaaagagtgacttttttttttttttttttcctatgcgtttccattttttttccaataaataaattcacaagCTAACATGCAAGTATGTGTGAAATAAACATCTGTGATACAGAATTGACACTGATAAGCGTTTATACAGCTCAGGGAATGCAATTTACAGCTTGCAGAAGACTCACACTTTACATGATAGCATTTTACCTCACAATAAATAACACTGCTTCTCTTTGGACAAATATATTTCTCggtcataataaaaaaaaaaaaaaaaaaaaaggaaagacaacataagtgaaaacaaaataacatgaTAGACAAGTAAGCCAGAcactgtaaatgtataaattataaaacagaacactgtataaataaacatcGAGCAGACTGAACTACATGTatacttctttcttttttctctgaaaaataaattagcataCACATATGTACAGTGTGGACATGATTCCTTGCCCTAGGACTGTTCCACTGGTTGATGGTGCTTTATCCATCCAGTACAGGTGATAATTGGACATAAGCCATGTAGTCCTGGTCGTCCTCATCGTCATCATCCTCCTGGTCTTCAGTAATGGCTATATGGGAGAATACATGGTAGCTGTTGCATGAATATAGACCACAACAGCGCAGAATGTACGTGAGTATTTGTCTTTTATTCCAAAGCCTCTGACAATCTAGGCTACTTGACAGCTTGACCAGGTGCTCTGGCTCCCAAAATTATGCAACAAGTTGCACATAATAAAGGAAGTCAGCGGTGTGACGGAAAGGGCTGATCAGAGGCTTTAAtggctcaggtgtgtttggcaGATTTCTGAATCAAGACCAAAAAAGTGCTCTTGCATTCCATGAatggctgctttttttttctttctggttTTCGTGTCTAAATCCATTACTTTGAATGCACGGGTTGTGCACCGGGCCGACCGTAGCTACGTGGTCAAGCAATGGCACAGTTCTGAGGTATATGTAATATCGattatatattttctacatAAAAGTTTACATTGAAAAAATGACACAGGCAAAGCAATGAAACAAATATGCAGTCCCTCACAAACAAATAGGACAACACGACCACAGCAGGACTGCGCACACAGATTCACCTCGCTACCGTCAGATGTCTAACAGAAAGCATTTGCTCTACTAATAACATAATCTTGTCCTGCAAACTGTAAAATGCTATAGTCATTCGAACCATGAGGTGATCATAAAGTTGGTCCCTTGAAATGACGTACGTACCTTAAGGCACGAGAACGTTAAGGTAAGCCATTCGTTCACACCGAACGTTCGATTCGTTCGCTAGCGCAAATCGGAATGTAAGTATTCCCTCATTGACGGCCGCTCTAGCTTCGCCGGTCCATTCTCGAAGCTAGTGCGCCGTCCGTCGAAATAGGTAGTCTAGGTAACTTTTTAAACAACGGCACCAATGTTACAATCACCTTATGTGAGTATAAGGAAAAGGATTCATATCTTTTCAAACCCTCGGAGCTGTTTATGTCATAGTGCATTTGAAAGAATCGATTACAGCCAAAAgcagaaatcaaacaaaaaacatcattcATAAAACACTTACATGATAACCGTGAATATGGAATTGACAAGCTGATGCGATATATATAAGTCTCTACATTTACACTATAACAAAGGGGAAATATGACCTCGACCTGCTGGTCAGTAGCAGGTCAGACTGAACTAGAATTCGAATGTCACCTAACTGCAGAAGTTAGTCCGCACATGTTTTCTTGTTAgttaaatgaagaaaattagTACGTCAAAGGACTCCTGGAAAGAGCTCTttgtaacatttctttttacattgTATTCATCGATTTCCATTGATTTTGtgggttctttttttttaaataaatgttttttgttttctcttttcgtttcgtttttttttttccttctcaagAAGATACAAAATTAATGAAGCCAGCCAAAGAGGACATGCAAAGAACTTCCAATCATAAGTCCTTTCTGTAGCTTAACTCTTAGCAGCAGGAAGGGAATGAAGAGGCGTTATTTGGAGGGGTGGGAGGTTTTGGGGAGGTGGTTGCTGGGGGCAGCATTGGATTGTCTTTTAAGATGTATTACTTACAGTTGCAAGATCCTGAATGCTTAACCTCCAGGAGAACCCCCAAAGAGCAAGCGGCCTGCTTCATGGCGCACTCGCTGGGATACGTGGTGTTGTCGCTGGCGCACACGGCCTCCTCCGATCGACTTTCTGGGCACGTCTCTATGCAAACGGCGCAGCGCCCGCGACCCATCTTGGAATCCCACTGACACTTCTTCCCTGCGCTGCACTGGATGTCGTCACACGACTTGGCCTCTAAAAAGACAATAGGGGACAACGGTGGTCAGTTTCCTCTGATAACACTTCAGCGTATTTCATAGGTACAAATTCATAAACGTGCTTGTTGTTGCTGTGCAGAGCTGTAGGCAAGTCACGCTCAGTTTGTTATAACACACGAGATGATGTTGCCAACATCAGGAAACAATTAGACGCCAATGACTTTCCTTTgcaaataataatcacaattgAGATTGTCACGAAAGACTAATGGAATTCATTTGGGATTTCTAAATGAAACGAGTCAAATTTACGCTGACACTCACTGATGCATTTCCCTTCATACGCCACTCCAATGGATCTACCAAGCAAGCACGTGGCTCTCCTCAAATGGCACGCGCTGGCGTAAACAATCCCGTCGTTGCCGCACAGGTACTGATCCGGAGACGAAACCTCTGGGCATATGCGGTTGCATGTCACGCAGTATGCGTTGTTTGTCTGGTCCACCACGCAAGTCGAGATTCCCGGACACATGACATCACGACACGTCTCTGTGAGGATGAGAAGGGAAGACCGAATGATACAGTTTCACCAGATTTTCGCAACCAATGACCTAGCTTGTCACATTTTAGAGCTGGCTTTATTTAGCTTGAACTGTAGGGTTCTCGTGGATAGTGTATATTTTATGGCGAGTCACCTACTTTTGCATTTGCCTTGGTACTGCACCTCCAGATCCGGGTGCCCTTTGCATTTGGATTTCAAAAGGGCACATTCATCCCGGTACGTCTTCCCGTCTGAGCCGCACACGGGCCCCTTCCAGGTGATGTTGGAGCAGTCCGGGGCGCAGACGCAGCGAGGCTTGCTCCTCCTgttcattttgcatttcttcCCAGGGCCACAGTCCACATTATCACATGTCTCTAAAATTCAGTCAGACAGGAACACGATAGTTGAAGCGGCTGCATTTTCACTGCACATTTGAGACATATAGATGACCTGTCGTCAGTTTGGCTACGTTTCTATCAAGGCTTGAGAGAAACCACCGAGGCgcactaacttttttttattattatttccactTTTTAAATAGCCGTGCACTATGCTCGCAATCGCACGACGCATAATAGCAACACCACAACGAACGAACATGGGATTCTACCTTTACAAGGTATGCAGTTTGGAGCCCCGCCATTGAAGATCATCCACCTGAATAATGTGCTGTTTGGCACATCTTCCTCGGTCCAAGACGTACCGAGCCTCCCACTCCGGCAGCATTCCTCTCGACTCATCCCAGGCATGTAGAGGACCTGACATCTTCCGTTCTTGCCTTGCTGGAGCCAGCAGTTACCAGctgtaaacaaaaagaaaaagagccaGTCGTATTAAAGTCTGAAGCCAATGACCCAGACACAACACGTGCAGCCTGTATTAGCTGGAGCTCTCCTGCTCCCCCTCCCCCGCTGTATTTTGTCTGATTTTTCCCAACGTAATGCGACTGTTTTACACTTGCATGCCTTCACCCAGACAACTCAAGTGCTCCGGGTCTGCTTGGGAATACGCTTTTCCTGTCGTCGAATGTGTCATGGCCGCGCAGAGATTTATTGTCTTAAAGTAAGTGGCAGATTGACAGACTCGTACCTATTTAAACAATGTGCATGGCAGTCTAGACTCCAGTTCCTCGAGCGCTCTGTGCCAACTGTCTGCGCTCATCACGTTTCAGCACACTTACGGGAGCGTTCCGAACGTCGCTTTTACCAACGCAAACACATTTATCCGCTGCTTACAATGAGGTTCAAAGATGTTTTGAACCCTGGGGGGACTCGGTcgtgtttatgtattaaattagGCATTCGCGCCGGGGATACCACGCGCCAGACAATCCAATTAAATCATACAGTCACGCGAGCTTCATCAAACTTTGTTCTCCAAAACGATCGTGCCGTTTTGCTGACAAATACGCAAAGGGATCCtgataattaaatgcatataaacggtacaattttttgcattattcccattgatatatatatatatttttttttggaaagccAGACGAGGCAGGCAGTGTCTAATTTCACTACCTActatttgagaaaaatacaaATCGAATGTCTAACGCATAATGGTTGATTTGTGAGTGtgctaaatatgcatttatgcaaaacACTTATTATTGCTAACGTTAGACAAGAACACCATCGCATTAATAgaccattaaacattttaattgtgatttttaagaTGCATCTCCGTGTCCTCTAATTTTGACAACCTTGAACGTTTATTTAAGATAACGATAAAATGCTCTTAATCTCCCAATTTAGCATACTAAAttctggatgttttttttttttttttaataatggtgCATGTAAGGGCGCACCTGTCTCGAGGACACAGCCGCGAGCCGAGAACAAAACTTTACAGTTGTCTCGCATTTAAGCAGTTCCCTTCGTTCTAAAGAACTGCTTTCATTTGctttgcatttcatttacacTCGCATCTAAAGCgtgccaaaaaaataattttgaagaaacaaacacacggcaaaaaaaaaaaaaaaaaaaaaaggaaagaaaaaaagtgcactCACCTTGCACTTTTTGATCTTCAATCAAATAACAGAGCCATAAGagtaataaaatcattcccgGGTGGAGCTGCTGGCGCTTTAGCATCCTTAGCATGTTGAAACAGAGAAAGAGTATCTAGACGAGCCGTGCAAAAGTAATCTTCTTACTCAGGCAGTGCTGAATGAAGGCTGCTCTCAGAGTGCCACCTCTTTTAAGTGTATAAGGGGTCTCGGGCCGACTGTCTGTGGTGTGGGCGGTCTTCCTCTCTGTGGGGGTGGGGAGagagagttttttttccccaacttCTTTCAATCCAAATCAGGTGACATAGCTGCTTGAAACTTTCTCTTGCCCCTAAATCACTTCTGAGTTTTGCTGAATACCAAGTCGCAggaagcataaataaaaaaaaaataataaaataaaaaaaaaaacggcccGATTTGTATCTGCGGATATCGACCGCTGACCAGACGCGGATGAGACCGGTCCAGTCCAGCACAGTTAAATAACGTCTTGGCACGAGCAGCAGCGTATTCGATCCCACCCTAAAAACGCAGTTTGCGATGAAAATTGTGGCTTTGGTGTAAAAGGGAACAAAAGGGGGACGTGTTTGCAGGTGCTGCGATTAGATATAAGGCTCTGTAACCTGGTATGAATTACGAATCGAACCGCGCGCGTTGATGGCCTTTGAATGTCATCACAAACCTTCGAGACGGGAAATGTCACAACTTTCTAGGCCATGACAGGTCTGATTAACAGTAGAGGGTGTTAATTTAATACAAGGTTACTGCTGAAAGGTGATCCGCGCGAGGAGACAATGGATTACAGAATAAAGGAGAGAAAGAGTATTATTAGACGAGACAGGTGTTGCGGTTTCCCTCCGGGATCACAATCTATATCCCATTCAATTTCCGAACGGCGGTGGCGCGAGGCAGACTACGCGGAATTCATTTCCATAGAAGTGAGACACGCGAGACTGACTGGAGGAGGATTTTCCCTGTGTGGCGGAGGTGCACGTGCGACCTCTTCCGCAAGAGACTTGAAGCACAGGAAGCGCTCGTGCAGCCTCACGTCTATTACTTACTGCATGCTGTTTAGAGACAGGGGAGCATCGCACGTCGAAGGAGCCTGTAGCGAACACGAGGGTTCATGGTATCTATTTTCATGCGATTCGACTGtttatctttattttctgtttctgtcagtCAGTGTTTTAGCAGAAATGCGTGCCTTTTAATAATTGTGACTGATCGCAAATGTCTGGACAGATAGCCTATTTGTCAGCCTTTTATTTTCCCTCAAATCTCGGATGGCTTTAATTAAACTATGCATAACCCAGTAATTATAGAACTTATGAAGATCCAGGCCCGGCTCCACGGGGGGGGCTTTCCCTTTAACCCTCTGGCCCTCTTAGCTTAGGATTCAAACGCTGTCAGAAGTGACCAAAGCCAAAAAATCAAtgacatatttttgttcaataatatatatatatatatatatatatatatatatatatatatttactatttttaataaatgcagcattagaATTAGCATcctatatagatatatacataggTTTTGGATTGccattgttttttatatataatttcttcttttttgcatttagatTTATATCTTGACATTCTAAAATGGGAAGAATGGGAATCTCTTTTggattcgatttttttttttcatttttgatttattgattttatttcaataaaatctgTCTTAATCTGATGCAGCCTTACCAGTTAATTTCTGTGTGTGCGTATGACAGAGAGCcccttttgtattgttttaatttattgattagTGTCTGTTTTGCACCCCTGATATTCTAGCGAGTCACCCTTTGATTGCTGCACACTTTTTTCTGACcagtggcttttttttgtttgcaccACCAAAAGATTGACtaagtttgacatttttagtgtttcacattcatttcctatttggtcatatatatatatatatatatatatttttttgaatccTTTAACATATCCGAAACACGTCcgtgattttgtgtgtgtgtgtgtgttttcatattgATAATGTgacaaatgaatttaaaaaaattctaaatattacatttttcaatgttaTGATGACAGAAGAGGGCCAAAGGGTTAAATATGATTGATGACGGCGCCCGCGCCCGCTTTGTCCTGCTGCCTGTTCAACTACAGCTCAGAGTGAAGATTACAGCCAAACAGCCCGTTACGTTACCGGCACCTTCAGATATGAATCTTAGTACTGAGCAGCATGAATTAGACCTACCTCTCATCTCGACAAATCACCTGAATGGAAGCAGAGTCTGTCTAACGCCTGAAACAATGTCACGGGAGGCGAGCTagtggtaaaataaaaatagctaatagtacattataaaacgaAAAGTGGAAACAACCGGGTTTTTGCGATCTGCTGTTTTTTAATCCggtaaaatgtgattttctttttatatcgCAAATGTTGCACCTGTATTCATTTCATAATGATCCTTACTCAGTGAAGTATGCaaagtatgcaaatatattggctcattttggggtgaattaagTGCAAGGCCAGTCttaaatgtaactatatatatatatataaagcatccatccttttgcttttaaaaaatgggGACATAAGTTAAAAGTCCATCACTACACACCAGCCCTTACTCTCCACTCGAGATCGGTCAAGTCAGACTAAAGCAAAGACTCGTTGACATTGTTTCCAACTGAACCGAGCAACTTAGAAACTGCTGCCATGGGCTGTTTTTCCCCCCTGTCGTGAAattttgaatataaattaaattaaatgcttgtttagaaatattttgcgTTCTACCTTTCTACTGTAAAACTGGTAGCAAGCCTTTCAGTGTCTATAAAGCATAACAGTGATCGTAAGATATGATGTATTGTGCGTGTGGACATGAGATATGGCCATCATTTAGT
This genomic interval from Puntigrus tetrazona isolate hp1 chromosome 5, ASM1883169v1, whole genome shotgun sequence contains the following:
- the fsta gene encoding follistatin-A isoform X1, producing the protein MLRMLKRQQLHPGMILLLLWLCYLIEDQKVQAGNCWLQQGKNGRCQVLYMPGMSREECCRSGRLGTSWTEEDVPNSTLFRWMIFNGGAPNCIPCKETCDNVDCGPGKKCKMNRRSKPRCVCAPDCSNITWKGPVCGSDGKTYRDECALLKSKCKGHPDLEVQYQGKCKKTCRDVMCPGISTCVVDQTNNAYCVTCNRICPEVSSPDQYLCGNDGIVYASACHLRRATCLLGRSIGVAYEGKCIKAKSCDDIQCSAGKKCQWDSKMGRGRCAVCIETCPESRSEEAVCASDNTTYPSECAMKQAACSLGVLLEVKHSGSCNSITEDQEDDDDEDDQDYMAYVQLSPVLDG
- the fsta gene encoding follistatin-A isoform X2, coding for MLRMLKRQQLHPGMILLLLWLCYLIEDQKVQAGNCWLQQGKNGRCQVLYMPGMSREECCRSGRLGTSWTEEDVPNSTLFRWMIFNGGAPNCIPCKETCDNVDCGPGKKCKMNRRSKPRCVCAPDCSNITWKGPVCGSDGKTYRDECALLKSKCKGHPDLEVQYQGKCKKTCRDVMCPGISTCVVDQTNNAYCVTCNRICPEVSSPDQYLCGNDGIVYASACHLRRATCLLGRSIGVAYEGKCIKAKSCDDIQCSAGKKCQWDSKMGRGRCAVCIETCPESRSEEAVCASDNTTYPSECAMKQAACSLGVLLEVKHSGSCNSTMYSPI